A segment of the Thermocrinis sp. genome:
ACAGCAAAGAGGTATCCTTTGAGTAGGTAGCACTATAAACTCCCAAAAGCCCAATGGAAGATATAAAAAGAAGAGAGAGTATAACCACCAAGTCAAGGGATTTAAATAGGTTAGTGATATAGAACTTTACCACAGGTTGGACACCTTATACTTTCACCTTTTGATAGTTTGGAGTAAAGCAAGGTTGGAAGCTTGGTCCCACAGTTAGTGCATACCCCCTTATCCGCTTTTACAAGAGGAGGAAAACCCATTTCTTTTTTAAGCTTCTCGTACTCTTGAGCTATCCACTCTCCAAGATTTTCTTTTAAAGACTCAAGTTTATATCTTTGTTTTAGAAGATCCTGCTCTACCTCTTGCCTTTCTCTAAGGAGCTCCTCTTTTTCTTCTTCCAACCTCTTGAGCTTTTGCCTTTTGGTGCTGTCCTGCAAGGCACTTTCCAACTTACGCTTCAAACCCTTTAGCTCCCTGAGTCTTTGTTCTCCTTTGATTATACAATCTTCGTTCTTGGCTCTTTCCCTCAAAAGAGCCTTGTATTCTTCAGCCTTCTTAACCACTTTAGCTCTCTCTTCCCATTTTCTTAAATTCTCTCTGCACGACCTTACTTTTAGCTCTTCTTCTCTCATCTGGTCTATCAGATTGTTTATTTCTGCTATGATGGTTGCCTGCTCCTCCAGTATTTGGTCTATGTTAGCCTGTATTTCTCTCAGCCTTTGGCTGACCCTTTCTAAAAACTTCTCTCTTTTTATTATCTCCTCTTCATGTTCTTGAAGAAGTAGCATCTTTGATAATAGATCATCCTTCATGCTCCTATTTCCGCCAAGACTGCGCTGCAGCGCTTGCAAACTTCTCCATCAAATTCCTCTTCTGTGTAATACAGCCAGCATCTGGGACACTTTCTGCCCTCTACTTGCCTTGCACCAACCCAAAGACCCAGAAAGTTTTCGGAGACTACTCTGTGCTTTCCACCCTCTTCAAAGGAGACCCTGCTAACAGTAAAAATATACTTTAGGTCTTGCTCGTATTCCCTTAAGGTCTTTAAAACCTCTTCATTGCCCCACAAAAACACGTGAGCTTCATAAGTATGATTTACTTCCTTTTCCTTTCTGCAGAGCTCTACTGCGGACATTACGTCGTCCCTGAGCTTTAGGATGAGTTGATAGTCCTTTAAAAGCTTTTGGTCCTTTAGCTCTTCTTTTGGAGTGGGCAAAAGGGCTAAAAAGACGCTTTCTGGAAGGGATTGGTCTATCTTTCTTAGGTGTTGCCATACTTCCTCTGCGGTAAAGCTAAGGAAAGGAGAGATGATAAGAGTTATAGCTTTGGCGAGTTCAAAGAGGACGGTTTGGGCAGACCTTCTTTCCCAAGAGTTTGGAGCGTAGATGTAGAGCCTGTCCTTTAGCACATCCAGATAAAAGGATGAAAGCTCCACTGCGCAGAAGTTCTTTATCAGATGAAAGATTCTGTGGAAGGCGTAATTTTCGTAGTGTTCTAAGCTCTGCTCTATCACGTCCTGAAGGTAGGAGAGCATCCACCTGTCAAGGTGGTGAAGGTCTTTGTAAGGGACTGCGTTTGAAGGTTCAAAGTCATAAAGGTTTCCTAAAAAGAACCTAAGAGTGTTTCTGATCTTCTTGTAGTCTTCTGCCAGCCTTTGAATTATGCCCTTGCTGAGTCTTAGGTCCTCTGAGTAGTCTTCTGACACAACCCAAAGCCTTAATATATCTGCTCCGTAATCTTTTATGATTTCCTGAGGAGAAACCACGTTTCCAAGGGACTTGGACATCTTCCTTCCTTGCTCGTCCACCGTAAAGCCGTGGGTTAATACTCCCTTGTATGGAGCTTGTCCGTAAGATGCGCAGGATTCAAGCAAAGATGCTTGAAACCATCCTCTGTGTTGGTCTGAGCCTTCTAAATACAGGTCTGCCTTTTCTATGCCTCTGCTTCTTAAAACAGAGGCGTGAGATGAGCCAGAGTCAAACCAAACATCAAGGATGTCCTCTTCTTTTTTAAATTCTTTGGAACCACACTTGGGACACGCGTAATCTTCCGGTAATAGCTCTTTTTCGCTTAGTTTAAACCAAATGTCTGCACCATCTGGGCTTTCTTCTATAATCTTGGCCATCCTTTCAAATATTTCTTTTTCTGCCACCACATGCCCACAGTTTTTGCAGTAAAAAACAGTTATAGGAACTCCCCAGTATCTTTGGCGGGATATACACCAGTCTGGCCTGTTTTCCACCATAGACCTTATCCTGTTGTATCCTGAGGAAGGTATCCACTTTACTTTGTCTATTTCCTTCAGAGCAATCTCCCTTAGTCCTTTCATAGATATAAACCACTGGGGAGTTGCTCTAAAGATGACGGGATTTTTACACCTCCAACAGTGAGGATAAGAGTGCCTGTAGGTTTCCTGATGAAGGAGCAAGCCCCTTGACCTTAGATCTTCCACTATCAGTGGGTTTGCTTCAAAAACCCTCAACCCCCTTAAAAACTCTTCCACCTCTTCTGTAAATCTTCCTTCGTCATCCACCGGAGCATAGGGCTCAAGTCCGTATCTAAGACCTACTATGTAGTCCTCTCTACCGTGTCCAGGTGCCATATGCACAAGTCCGGTGCCTGTGGAAAGCTCTACAAATTCAGACGGATAAACCTTTCCCACCTTTCCCCCATAAGGCGTGTAATACTCCAAACCTACCAATTCTTTACCTAAAACTTGCTTTACAACTTCTCCTTCTAACTTTATCTTTTTCTTTATTTCTTCAAGCAGTGCTTTTGCAAGTATGTAAGTTTCATCTCCACTTTTGAAAAACACATACTCAAACTCTTCACCTACCATAACACCCAAGTTTGCGGGCAAGGTCCAGGGAGTGGTAGTCCAGATGAGAAGATAGGTTTTTTCAAAGTCTTTGAGCGGGAATTTTACGTATATGCTTGGGCTTTCCTTTTCGTGATACTCTACTTCTGCCTCTGCTTCCGCAGTTTTATCGTAAATACACCAATAAACTGGCTTTTTGCTCCTGACGACCAATCCCCTTTCAAATATCCTTCCGAGCTCCCTTATCTCCTGCGCCTGGTACTTTGGATCCATGGTAAGGTAGGCATTGTCCCAATCTCCCAGCACTCCAAGCCTTATAAACTCCTCCCTTTGCACCTGAACAAACCTTTGGGCATAATCCCTGCAAAGCCTTCTGAACTCTACCTTTGACATATCTTCCTTTCTTAGCTTTTTGCTCTTTAGCTCTTTCTCTACCTGTTGTTCTATAGGAAGGCCGTGGCAGTCCCACCCCGGCACATAATCCACTCTGTAGCCTCTTAAAAGCTTGTATTTTACTATTACATCCTTCAGGATTTTGTTTAAAGCGTGTCCTATGTGTATGTGTCCGTTGGCATAGGGTGGTCCATCGTGAAGAACAAAAAGCTCTGCACTCTTTCTTAGCTCCTGCACTTTTTTGTAAAGACCTTCCCACTTTCTTAGGATCTCAGGCTCCCTTTTGGGAAGGTCCGCTTTCATAGGAAAGTCTGTTCTTGGAAGGTTCAAAGTATCTTTGTAGTCCATGAAAAAGATATTATAAGGAGTGCTTCCAAGGTTCGTAGCTTAGCAAATCTTCAAAGCTGTATGGACACTCCAAAGGAAAGTTTTCTTTTGATGGTAATTTTCCGAAAAACTTCTCTGCCAACTCTTCGTTGTCTCTGAACCACTTTATTAAATTTTTCACCGCTACTTTCCAAGCTTGGTCTATCTTTGTTTCCACTTTTCCCTTTACCGAAGGCATATTCTCAAAAAGAAGCTCCAACTCATCCCTTGCATTTAGGATGCTTTTAATCCAGCCCTTTCCCGTTTTTTCATCAACTTTGAAGTGTTCAAGCTTGTAAAGGTGCTCCAGTACGACTGCAGCGTAGCTTACAGCACTCTCTAAGTGCCTCCTTCCCATATCCTCTATCTCCTCAAGCAAATTCTCCCAATCCACTTCTTCGTAGTTTCCTTCTTTGATAAGCCTTAGGTTCTCTTCAATCCACAAAATAAAGTCCTTCTCATAAAGTTGTTTTAGATCCTGCTTAATCATTGGACCTTCCCCAAGGTTCGTAGCTTAGCACGTCCTCAAAGCTATACGGGCACTCGGAAGGAAAGTCTTCTTTTGATGGTAGTTTTCCAAAAAACTTCTCTGCCAAATCTTCATTGTCTCTGAACCATGCCACAAGGTTCAACAAAGCTTCTTCCCAAGCCCAACTAAGATTTTCCTCTAACTTCCTTCTGAGTGAAGGCTCTCTCTTTAACATAAGCTCTAACCTATCTCTTGAGTTCAACACGCTTTTTACCCAACCTTTCCCCATTTTTTCGTCAGCTTTGAATTGTTCTAGCTTATAAAGGTGTTCCATTATTACAGCCATGTAGCTTACCGCGCTATCCAAGTGTCTTCTTCCCATATCTTCTATTTCTTCAAGAAGATTTCCCCAATCTACTTCCTCGTAGTTTTTTTCTTTGATAAGCCTTAAGTTCTCCTCCACCCAAAGAAGAAAATCTCTCTCGTAAAGCTGCTTTAGGTCTTGCTTGAGATTTGGCATAGAGGTTAAATATATGCCCCCAAGTGGGGGCAGGTATGGTTTAGAACTTCCAGTTCAAACCAATAGATATGGCGTTTTGGGAGTTTTGGGCCTCGACTTCAAAACCTTGGCCCGCGTTATCCGTAGCCCTCACCTTCTTATTAAAGGCATGCTTGTACGCAAGGTCTACGCTGAAGTTCTTTGTAAACTCGTAACCAAGGCCAAGGGTGATGTGATGTTCTGTAATGGCCGGAAAGCCCACAAGGTTGAAGAAGGCTATATAAAAATCACTGAAAGGTTCGGCTAAGTTGGGTATATTGTTGCTGTTCTGTGGATTTTTAGCCCCACCTCTTATAGGAGACTTTCCGTAATTATAACCAGCCCTGAGGGCAAGGTTTTGGATTGGTTTAAACTCACCACCTAAACCTATGACCCACTGATCCTTCCACTGAAAGTGTTTGTATCCCTTTGCATCTCCCCAGTTTATCCATCTTATGTCCATACCTACCTTAAAGTTTTCCATAGGTTTTACACCCAAACCAAAGGCAAGCTCTTGGGGTTGAGTGAGTTTTAAGTCTTCAAAGGTGTTATCCCCGTTACTATCAAAAACCCTTTTATAGGTCATAGCCACTGGACTTTGGTAGGTTAAACCTGCATAAACAAAATCTCCCATGTTATAAGCTAAGCCTATCTGAGCACCTATGCCGTAGGTTTGAGATTGGCCACCTCCCGCGTTCCAACAAACTTGGCCGCCTTGGCGGCACATAATAGCTCCCATATCCAAGGATCCATAAGCCAGATGCAGTGCACCAGATACAGATATAGCGTCGTTTATTTTGTAAGAGAGGGCTGGGATCACTCTCATGAACTGAAAGGTGGTGTGCATGTTAGCAAGGAGTGGGTCTTTGTTTCTATAATCCACACCCATACCAGAAACACCAAAGGCTCCTATTCCAAAATGTAGCTTGTCGTTTATTTTATGAACTATCCCAACCTCTGGAACTACGAAAAAGTCCGCTTCGCTGGTGGCTGACGTGACATTAAACTTTGCCTTTACCTTTGGTATAAATAAAATTCCGCCAAAGCTTAGGTTAAAGCCTTTGTAATAGCTCATCCATGCTGGGTTTCTAAAGATGGTATCGGTGGGACCTACGGGCATACCCACACCTATACCACCCATACCTCTTGAGGCGGGAGAGACGCCTATAAGGTTGTCCCCGTTGGTAGCAAGGGATGAGCCAGAAAATCCTAAAAGGGCCACCACTAAAAGGGCCTTTTTCTTCATAATAACACCTCCCTTTGGTATGATTTGCAGATTTTAATCAAGGGAATTAAGAAAGCAATTAAGAAGTGGTTATGAATTGATAAATTCTATTTATAAAGCGACATGGGAAGCCTGTTTATTTCCAATTCATAGCCCCAAAGGAGAGCGTTGGCTACTGCAGGAGCTATAGGTGGCACTCCTGGCTCGCCCACACCTCCCATCTTTCCTTCACCTTTGACTATGTAGACCTCTATCTCTGGCACTTTGTCCATAGTAAGGATGGGATAACTGTCAAAGTTTAGAGTGGTTGGTTTGCCGTTAGAAAAACTGACCCTTTCTCCAAGGAACGTACTTAGCCCCATGATTATACCACTCTCCATTTGAGAAACCACAAGGTCTGGATGGATCACCGTTGGACCTATATCCACCGTGCAGACGACTTTAACAACTTTGACTTCTCCTTTCTCAAAAATAACTTCCACACCTTGGGCCACATGACTTCCAAAGGAAAAGTGATAAGCCAAACCTACGTTTTGCCTTTTGCCCCAGCCTATCTTTTCAGCGGTTATCTCAAGCACTTTTCTTGCTCTTGGATTGTTTTTGAGAAGCTCAAGCCTCAGATCCAGCGGGTCCCTGTTTCCCAGCTTTGCCAGTCTGTCCAGAAAGGTTTCCAAGATGAACGCATTATGGCTGTGGCCTACAGACCTCCAGAACCAAACTGGTATGGGAAGGTTTACACTTATGGTTTCTACATAAAGACTGGGCACCTGATAGGGCATGTCTTCCAATCCTTGGGTAGAAGCCCAATCAATACCAGAAGAGACAGCTACTTTAAAGTAAAGGGAAGATACCCTACCCCTTTCGTCCAATGTTCCTCTAACGAGAGCTGCGCTCATAGGTCTGTAGTATCCAGAAAGCACGTCATCCTCGCGGGTGTATATGAGCTTAACTGGTTTTCCTGTTTTTTTTGATATCTCCACTGCTTCTGCCACAAAGCCCACGTGGGCCTTCCTTCCAAATCCTCCCCCCAAGTAAGTGGTGATTATTTCTATACGATCTTCTGCAAGTCCTGTAATATCCTTTACTACCTTCAGAGCTTGAGTTTGGGCTTGGATGGGAGCAAACACCTTGCAGGAGTCTTTCTTTACGTCTGCCACACAGCACATAGGTTCCAGCGTAGCATGGTATAGGTAGGGCAAAAGGTAAGTGGTGGACAGTTTCTTTGTAGCTCTTTGCCACTCTTCGTTGATGTTTCCTCTCCTTTCAACCACCCTACCATCCCTTCTTAGTGCTTCAAAGAACAGCTTCTCAAGGTTACTGTCGTCCAGACCTTCTATGGAGCTTTTGCTCCAAGAGACCCTTAGTTTTCTCCTGGCTTCTAAAAGAGTATCCACCGAAGCACCACAAAGGGCAATGCCCGTGGAAATCGGAAAAACGTCCAGAATACCATCAACCTTTTTAGCCTCACTTGCATCAAAAGAAAGTGGCTTAGAGCCAAAGGGAGCACGCTCTACCATCGCATAGACCATACCGTCCATTCTTACGTCCATGCCAAAAATAGCTTTGCCATCTACCTTTTCTTGAGCATCTACGCGCGGCAGGTTTTTCCCAAGGTATATAAACTCCGAAGGCTCTTTGAGCTTTGGTTTTGTTGGGACAGGAAGTCTAACCGCCTTTTCCCAAAGCTCTCCGTAAGGCACAGCCCTTCCGTCAAACCTTACGTATCCACCCTGAGCTTTTACCTGCTCCCTTCTTAGCCTAAACTCGTCCATAGCGCTTTGAATTAGCATCTCTTTCATGGAAGCACCCAGAACTCTCAAAAATTCGTGCATGTGCCTTATGCTCGTGCTTCCACCTGTAAGTTGAGTTCCCATCTTTTGATCTTTGTAAGCATCACCAGCGGGAGCAGACCGGACCCTAACCCTGTCCCAAGGAAAGTCCAGCTCCTCTGCCACCAGCATGGCCAAGCCCGTATAAACACCCTGTCCCATTTCCGATTTATTAACCAATAGGATCAGATAGTTGTCCCTGGTTATACTTGCCCAAAGCGCAGGCTTTAGGTTGTTGTTTTCAAATATCTTTCCTACAGAAAAGCCCTTAGGCGTTAAGAAAATGCCGAGACTCATCCCGCTTAAAGCCAAAAGCTCCCTTCTGCTGATCATGCTTTCACTCCCATTAGCCTTTGAGCTCTTTCAATCGCTCTGATTATGCGCGCGTATGTTCCGCACCTGCAAAGATGGGATGACATTACAGACACTATCTCCTGCCTGCTTGCCTTCGGATTTTTGCTTAAAAGAGCGTAAGCCTCCACTATCTGCCCAGGTTGGCAGTATCCACACTGTGGAACGTTTAGCTCCACCCAAGCCCTTTTAATGGGATGGTCCGACGGTATGCCTTCTATAGTGGTTATTCTCTTTCCTAAAACAGAGCCTACTTTTGTAATGCAGGACCTAATAGGATTGCCGTCCAAGAGTACGGTGCATGCACCGCATATACCCTTACCACATCCATACTTTGCGCCAGTTAGCCCAAGGTTTTCCCTCAAAACCCAAAGCAGAGTATTTTCTTTATTTACCTTTAGCCTGTAAGTCCTTCCATTTATGTTTAGCTCTAGCAAGGTGTTACTCCTAAAAGGTTAATTTATCCGAACTAAATAAATTTGCAATTTCTAAAATTTGGAATATAATTTTAAAGAGAGTTGTTCTATAGAAGGGAGGGCGCCTAACCTTCTGTAGTTCCGCTCTAGTAAAGTTTTTAAGGAGGTTTGTAGCACCATGAAGTTAAGAGGCACAGTAAAGTGGTTTAGCAAGGATAAGGGTTATGGCTTTATAACCCGTGATGACAATCAAGGGGATGTATTTGTACATTTTTCCGCTATACAGCAAAGAGGTTTTAAAACCCTCCAGGAGGGTCAAAAGGTAGAGTTTGAAATTGAGCAAGACGCCAAAGGTCCCAGAGCTAAAAACGTAAGAGTTCTTTACTAACTCTAGTGCCCCCTTTCGGGGGCTAAAAATATATTTTCTAATTCTATGGAAAGTCTTCTATTTCAGAAGGGAGCAAAGCACACCGCCCATGGTCTAAACTTTTACCTATCTTACCTTGATGATATTGCAAAGGTCTTGCCAAAGGATTGCTACTGTTTTATAGTCGGTGGCTGGGTCAGAGATCGTATCCTTGGAGAACCAGTAGGTTACAAAATAGACGTGGATATACTTTTGACTTGTGATCCTCTTGATGTTGGCAAGCGTTTTGCAAAGCTTGTAGGAGGCTCTTATTTTGAATTTGAAAAGAAGGGACTTCTCAGAAGACCTACCATAGCTACTGTAATACTAAAAATCCCACCGTATAAATACCGCTTTGACTTTGCTCAAATAAAGGGAAAGGACATAGAAAGAGCTTTGATAGAAGACCTGCTTTCTCGGGATTTTACCGCTAACGCCATGGCTGTAAGCATAGATGACGTGCTAAGTATAGGTGCAAAGCAAACCATAATCTACGACCCAGCCCACGGCATGGAAGACTTAGAAAGTGGCATTCTAAGGCCCGTGTCTTTAAAGAACTTAGAAGAAGACCCAGTTAGGATCCTCCGTGGTTTTAGGCTGAGCGTGGAAAAGGATTTAGAGCTTTCTGGAGACTTCCTGGAGTTTGTAAAGAAGAAAGCTCACCTAATAAAGCGTGCGCCTATAGAAAGGGTAACCTTAGAGCTTTTGAAGGTCTTTAGAAACAAAAACAGTGGAAAGATAATAAGAATGCTCTATGAATACAACGTGCTTCAGCAGATAATACCAGAGATAGAAAGATGGAAAGAAATAGAAAATCAAGGAAACCATCACAAGTATTCGCTCAAGGAACATATGCTAAAGGTTATGGAGTTTGTAGACCAGGTGGTAGAAGAAAGAGAAAGGTATTTGGCTAAAGAACTCTTGCAAAGCTTAGGAAAGAAAGAATTTTTAGGTGAGTTTTCGGACCTGGAGCTTTTGAAAATATCCGCCCTGCTTCATGACATAGCCAAACCCCACACCTTTGAGATAAGAGAAGGAAAGGTGACCTTTTACAACCACGACAAGCTTGGTGCCCAAATAGCAAAGGATATAGGAAATAAACTAAAGCTTGGAGAGGATGCTATCAAGTTTGTATGCTCAATCGTAGAACACCACCTAAGACCCTTTTACCTGAGAGAATCTCTAAGAAAAGGAGAGCTTACAGATAGAGGAAAGGCTAAATTCTGGAAAGACTGTCAAGATGTAGCCCCGTGGCTTTTCTTGCATGCAATTGCAGATGCCCTTGGAAGTGGAGACGACCCAGAGCAAATAAGCTGGCTTTTAAAAACAATCCATGAGCTGACAGAGTATAGAAGCAAGATCCTTACAAGCATACCTACCAAACCTTTGCTGTCTGGAGATGAAATTATGCAACTTCTTAACATAGGCCCAGGGCCAAAGGTAGGAGAAATTAAAAAAGCCTTAGAAAGAGCTCAGTGGGAAGGCTTGGTAAAAACCAAAGAAGAGGCAATAAAGTTTGTTAAGGAAAATTATCTTGAAAACTCAAAGCTTATGGGCGATCCATCCTGAAGCCTTAGCTCAAAACCTATGCCGCAGTTCTCTTTATGTTTTCCAACCTTTCCCAAAACCTGAGACTTTTTAACTCTTTCCCCTTTTTTCACAAAAAGACTACCCGCTCTTGTATACACAGATATGTACCCATTTTCCTGCTCTACCATAACCACAAGACCATAGCCCTTTAGATCATCTTCTGCATAAAGAACCTTCCCATTTTCTAAGGCCCTAAAGAACTCATTGCAAGAGGTATTTATGAAATATCCCCTTCCAGATTTTAAGGGTGTGCCCTTTACTGGCATTGGAGCCACTACAGGCTTCTCTTTTGGAAGATCCTTTGGTGGCTCCTTTGGCTCTGGAGCTTCCTGAGGTTTAGGCGTGTATCTTGGAGCAGTGGGTCTTTTTTCCCTTATCTCTATCTGAACGCAGGAACTAATGAATATAAACAAAAGGAAGACTATAGGAACCATTTTCCAGCATTCTGTAGGCTTCCGGTAAGTATTCCACCAAGTCAAGAGCTCTAACGCTCTCTCTGTGCCTGTACTTTTCAGCTATTTCCCCAGCCAAACCGTGGAGAAAAACTCCAAGCCTTAGGGCATAGCTAACCTCAAAACCTCTTCCCAAAAGAGCTGCCAAAATGCCAGAAAGCACGTCTCCTACACCCCCCTTTGCCATGGCGGGTGTGCCCCTGGTGGAAAGAAAGACCTTCCCTTCTGGACAGGCTATGGCAGTTCTTGAAGACTTTAAAACCACATAGCAGTTGTAATTTACCGCAAAATCCAAAGCGGTGTCCATAAGGTTGTAGATTATGTCCTCCTTTTTGATACCGGATAGCCTTTCAAACTCTCCCACATGGGGTGTGAGTACGGTAGGAGCTTCCCTTTGCTTTAGAACTTCAACCTTTCCACTGTCCGCAAGGTTGTTTATGCCGTCCGCATCCAAAAGAAGGGGCTTTTTCCAGTTTTTTAGGAGCTCCACTATAAACTCCTGCCCTTCTTTATACCTTCCCATGCCCATACCAATTCCCAGCGCGCTGAACCTGTCCTGATCTGCAAGTATAAGGTCACAAGCCTTAGGAGATAGGAACTCCTTCCCTGGTAAGGGAATACTCATCTCCTCCATAAGGGAAGTCTCAAATATTTGGTTTAGACCCTCTGGAACGCCTACGCTAACCAAGCCTGCTCCAGCCCTCGTGCTTGCCTTTGCGCTCATTATAATCGCCCCAGTTTTGCCTACGCTTGAGCCTACCAAAAGCACGTGTCCAGCTTTGCCTTTGTGAATATCCACCTCCCTCTTTGGTGGCTCAACCCTTAAAATTACTTCCCTTTTTACATGCTCCACAAAGGTCTCTGGAATACCAATGTGAGCCACGTATAGCTCCCCACACCTTTTTGAAGCAGGATGCAGAAGATGGCAAACCTTTGGAAACTGAAAGGTAAGGGTAATGCTCGCCTTAACGCTTGGAGTATAAACTCTTCCGCTGTCTGCAGAAAGCCCAGAAGGTATATCTACAGAAAGCACGGGCGTTTTTGTTCTCTCTAAAGCTTCTATTACAGGTCTTGCTGGTCCTTCTACGGGAGGTTCAAAGCCCGTTCCAAAAATAGCATCCACTATAAGATGGTAATCTTCCAAGGGCTGAAGCTCCTTTAAAGGCTCTAAACCTAAGCTTTTTAGAAT
Coding sequences within it:
- the ileS gene encoding isoleucine--tRNA ligase, which codes for MDYKDTLNLPRTDFPMKADLPKREPEILRKWEGLYKKVQELRKSAELFVLHDGPPYANGHIHIGHALNKILKDVIVKYKLLRGYRVDYVPGWDCHGLPIEQQVEKELKSKKLRKEDMSKVEFRRLCRDYAQRFVQVQREEFIRLGVLGDWDNAYLTMDPKYQAQEIRELGRIFERGLVVRSKKPVYWCIYDKTAEAEAEVEYHEKESPSIYVKFPLKDFEKTYLLIWTTTPWTLPANLGVMVGEEFEYVFFKSGDETYILAKALLEEIKKKIKLEGEVVKQVLGKELVGLEYYTPYGGKVGKVYPSEFVELSTGTGLVHMAPGHGREDYIVGLRYGLEPYAPVDDEGRFTEEVEEFLRGLRVFEANPLIVEDLRSRGLLLHQETYRHSYPHCWRCKNPVIFRATPQWFISMKGLREIALKEIDKVKWIPSSGYNRIRSMVENRPDWCISRQRYWGVPITVFYCKNCGHVVAEKEIFERMAKIIEESPDGADIWFKLSEKELLPEDYACPKCGSKEFKKEEDILDVWFDSGSSHASVLRSRGIEKADLYLEGSDQHRGWFQASLLESCASYGQAPYKGVLTHGFTVDEQGRKMSKSLGNVVSPQEIIKDYGADILRLWVVSEDYSEDLRLSKGIIQRLAEDYKKIRNTLRFFLGNLYDFEPSNAVPYKDLHHLDRWMLSYLQDVIEQSLEHYENYAFHRIFHLIKNFCAVELSSFYLDVLKDRLYIYAPNSWERRSAQTVLFELAKAITLIISPFLSFTAEEVWQHLRKIDQSLPESVFLALLPTPKEELKDQKLLKDYQLILKLRDDVMSAVELCRKEKEVNHTYEAHVFLWGNEEVLKTLREYEQDLKYIFTVSRVSFEEGGKHRVVSENFLGLWVGARQVEGRKCPRCWLYYTEEEFDGEVCKRCSAVLAEIGA
- a CDS encoding DUF29 domain-containing protein — translated: MIKQDLKQLYEKDFILWIEENLRLIKEGNYEEVDWENLLEEIEDMGRRHLESAVSYAAVVLEHLYKLEHFKVDEKTGKGWIKSILNARDELELLFENMPSVKGKVETKIDQAWKVAVKNLIKWFRDNEELAEKFFGKLPSKENFPLECPYSFEDLLSYEPWKHSL
- a CDS encoding DUF29 domain-containing protein; the protein is MPNLKQDLKQLYERDFLLWVEENLRLIKEKNYEEVDWGNLLEEIEDMGRRHLDSAVSYMAVIMEHLYKLEQFKADEKMGKGWVKSVLNSRDRLELMLKREPSLRRKLEENLSWAWEEALLNLVAWFRDNEDLAEKFFGKLPSKEDFPSECPYSFEDVLSYEPWGRSND
- a CDS encoding outer membrane protein transport protein; translation: MKKKALLVVALLGFSGSSLATNGDNLIGVSPASRGMGGIGVGMPVGPTDTIFRNPAWMSYYKGFNLSFGGILFIPKVKAKFNVTSATSEADFFVVPEVGIVHKINDKLHFGIGAFGVSGMGVDYRNKDPLLANMHTTFQFMRVIPALSYKINDAISVSGALHLAYGSLDMGAIMCRQGGQVCWNAGGGQSQTYGIGAQIGLAYNMGDFVYAGLTYQSPVAMTYKRVFDSNGDNTFEDLKLTQPQELAFGLGVKPMENFKVGMDIRWINWGDAKGYKHFQWKDQWVIGLGGEFKPIQNLALRAGYNYGKSPIRGGAKNPQNSNNIPNLAEPFSDFYIAFFNLVGFPAITEHHITLGLGYEFTKNFSVDLAYKHAFNKKVRATDNAGQGFEVEAQNSQNAISIGLNWKF
- a CDS encoding xanthine dehydrogenase family protein molybdopterin-binding subunit; this encodes MISRRELLALSGMSLGIFLTPKGFSVGKIFENNNLKPALWASITRDNYLILLVNKSEMGQGVYTGLAMLVAEELDFPWDRVRVRSAPAGDAYKDQKMGTQLTGGSTSIRHMHEFLRVLGASMKEMLIQSAMDEFRLRREQVKAQGGYVRFDGRAVPYGELWEKAVRLPVPTKPKLKEPSEFIYLGKNLPRVDAQEKVDGKAIFGMDVRMDGMVYAMVERAPFGSKPLSFDASEAKKVDGILDVFPISTGIALCGASVDTLLEARRKLRVSWSKSSIEGLDDSNLEKLFFEALRRDGRVVERRGNINEEWQRATKKLSTTYLLPYLYHATLEPMCCVADVKKDSCKVFAPIQAQTQALKVVKDITGLAEDRIEIITTYLGGGFGRKAHVGFVAEAVEISKKTGKPVKLIYTREDDVLSGYYRPMSAALVRGTLDERGRVSSLYFKVAVSSGIDWASTQGLEDMPYQVPSLYVETISVNLPIPVWFWRSVGHSHNAFILETFLDRLAKLGNRDPLDLRLELLKNNPRARKVLEITAEKIGWGKRQNVGLAYHFSFGSHVAQGVEVIFEKGEVKVVKVVCTVDIGPTVIHPDLVVSQMESGIIMGLSTFLGERVSFSNGKPTTLNFDSYPILTMDKVPEIEVYIVKGEGKMGGVGEPGVPPIAPAVANALLWGYELEINRLPMSLYK
- a CDS encoding (2Fe-2S)-binding protein, whose translation is MLELNINGRTYRLKVNKENTLLWVLRENLGLTGAKYGCGKGICGACTVLLDGNPIRSCITKVGSVLGKRITTIEGIPSDHPIKRAWVELNVPQCGYCQPGQIVEAYALLSKNPKASRQEIVSVMSSHLCRCGTYARIIRAIERAQRLMGVKA
- a CDS encoding cold-shock protein, coding for MKLRGTVKWFSKDKGYGFITRDDNQGDVFVHFSAIQQRGFKTLQEGQKVEFEIEQDAKGPRAKNVRVLY
- a CDS encoding HD domain-containing protein, producing the protein MESLLFQKGAKHTAHGLNFYLSYLDDIAKVLPKDCYCFIVGGWVRDRILGEPVGYKIDVDILLTCDPLDVGKRFAKLVGGSYFEFEKKGLLRRPTIATVILKIPPYKYRFDFAQIKGKDIERALIEDLLSRDFTANAMAVSIDDVLSIGAKQTIIYDPAHGMEDLESGILRPVSLKNLEEDPVRILRGFRLSVEKDLELSGDFLEFVKKKAHLIKRAPIERVTLELLKVFRNKNSGKIIRMLYEYNVLQQIIPEIERWKEIENQGNHHKYSLKEHMLKVMEFVDQVVEERERYLAKELLQSLGKKEFLGEFSDLELLKISALLHDIAKPHTFEIREGKVTFYNHDKLGAQIAKDIGNKLKLGEDAIKFVCSIVEHHLRPFYLRESLRKGELTDRGKAKFWKDCQDVAPWLFLHAIADALGSGDDPEQISWLLKTIHELTEYRSKILTSIPTKPLLSGDEIMQLLNIGPGPKVGEIKKALERAQWEGLVKTKEEAIKFVKENYLENSKLMGDPS
- a CDS encoding peptidoglycan DD-metalloendopeptidase family protein, yielding MVPIVFLLFIFISSCVQIEIREKRPTAPRYTPKPQEAPEPKEPPKDLPKEKPVVAPMPVKGTPLKSGRGYFINTSCNEFFRALENGKVLYAEDDLKGYGLVVMVEQENGYISVYTRAGSLFVKKGERVKKSQVLGKVGKHKENCGIGFELRLQDGSPISFEFSR